In Camelina sativa cultivar DH55 chromosome 16, Cs, whole genome shotgun sequence, a single window of DNA contains:
- the LOC104752533 gene encoding uncharacterized protein LOC104752533 isoform X2 has protein sequence MAPEDPDYESDPEELNRSLATRRRVASDDEDDALNHNLVANPIDSDLSDDQQSAFLDSDHDLVDGEDDSSEADFAQLDDDVEFVPDHDNTLAAADGTEDSAVSATDLVDGLEQKKKEPFAVPTAGAFYMHDDRFQELDAASNRRMRGGRRLWQSRDESKWGHDKYEELNTQEKQFDRRTSRGRVRGRGQGRGQERGYSRGTNSKPFTGTGNGHQNQFPKAVTRGRGPRRYEVALKNGNQAPSVETKQSQNSFVKVSHANSGRPPTETPSLETEAIQAKKNVLASSLNSASPPFYPSGSSSNLAQKDLQIGIGGLHINQNPTPSGKKFGNTKSSSSWVRTAQPSQTTIHGREAPPPGKVLYQQSPNQGDKVSSLMHIQGMPKGNDQSYTQPPGQAFDQHSAVNSLLPSSPPKTGSSKNQYISGGIESAAETGALVAKGKGSLQPSGRGSFMYGGTQFMGTVGTMAAGHGNSNFPAFLPVMQFGGQHGGVPTFGMALPGYVQPEHGTGNPEMTWLPILPGPGALGGSYCPPYAAIDGSYQAHKPMLPSSAGSSSQENSSNNPNDEEPMERPDTRR, from the exons ATGGCCCCTGAAGATCCCGACTATGAGAGTGATCCCGAGGAATTGAACCGCTCCTTGGCTACACGTAGGAGAGTAGCTAGCGACGATGAGGATGATGCCCTCAATCACAACCTGGTCGCTAATCCTATTGATTCCGATCTTTCCGATGATCAACAGAGTGCTTTTCTCGACTCTGATCATGACCTCGTCGATGGCGAGGATGATAGTTCTGAGGCTGATTTTGCTCAACTTGATGACGATGTTGAATTCGTTCCCGATCATGACAATACACTTGCGGCCGCCGACGGGACCGAGGACTCCGCAGTCTCCGCCACTGATCTTGTTGATGGACtggaacaaaagaagaaggagcCTTTCGCAGTGCCTACTGCTGGAGCCTTTTATATGCATGATGACAGATTTCAGGAATTGGATGCCGCCTCTAACAG GCGAATGCGTGGTGGCAGGAGGCTCTGGCAATCTAGAGATGAAAGTAAGTGGGGACATGACAAATACGAGGAACTCAATACACAGGAAAAGCAATTTGAT CGGAGGACTTCGAGAGGCCGAGTCAGAGGTCGTGGTCAGGGTAGGGGTCAGGAGCGTGGATATTCTCGAGGGACCAATTCTAAACCATTTACTGGCACTGGCAATGGACACCAAAACCAGTTTCCTAAGGCTGTCACTAGGGGGAGAGGGCCCAGAAGATATGAGGTTGCATTGAAAAATGGCAATCAAGCACCTTCTGTGGAAACCAAACA GTCCCAAAATTCTTTTGTGAAAGTGTCGCATGCCAATTCAGGGCGTCCACCAACAGAAACACCTAGCTTAGAGACTGAAGCCATccaagccaaaaaaaatgtattagcTTCAAGTTTAAATTCAGCTTCTCCTCCATTTTATCCTTCAGGATCTTCCAGTAACTTGGCACAAAAAGATTTACAAATTGGCATTGGTGGACTGCACATTAATCAAAACCCTACTCCATCTGGAAAGAAGTTTGGGAATACTAAATCCAGCTCTTCGTGGGTACGCACCGCTCAACCTTCTCAGACTACAATTCATGGTAGAGAGGCACCTCCTCCTGGGAAAGTGCTTTACCAGCAATCTCCTAATCAAGGTGACAAAGTTTCTTCGCTGATGCACATCCAGGGAATGCCAAAAGGCAATGACCAAAGCTATACTCAACCTCCTGGTCAGGCTTTTGATCAACACTCTGCTGTTAACAGTTTGCTGCCTTCTTCTCCACCGAAAACCGGCTCATCAAAAAACCAGTATATTTCTGGTGGAATAGAGTCAGCCGCAGAAACAGGTGCTTTGGTTGCCAAGGGAAAAGGGTCACTCCAGCCTAGTGGAAGAGGATCTTTTATGTATGGAGGGACACAGTTTATGGGGACTGTCGGGACCATGGCAGCTGGTCATGGCAATTCAAATTTTCCTGCATTTCTGCCTG TTATGCAATTTGGTGGTCAGCACGGTGGGGTTCCTACCTTTGGAATGGCTCTTCCAGGATATGTCCAACCAGAACATGGTACCGGAAATCCTGAGATGACATG GCTGCCAATTTTGCCTGGCCCCGGAGCACTAGGAGGTTCGTATTGTCCACCTTATGCTGCCATTGATGGTTCTTACCAAGCACACAAACCGATGTTACCTTCCTCTGCGGGATCCTccag CCAAGAGAACAGTTCTAATAACCCTAATGATGAAGAACCCATGGAGAGACCTG ATACTCGGAGATGA
- the LOC104752533 gene encoding uncharacterized protein LOC104752533 isoform X1 produces MAPEDPDYESDPEELNRSLATRRRVASDDEDDALNHNLVANPIDSDLSDDQQSAFLDSDHDLVDGEDDSSEADFAQLDDDVEFVPDHDNTLAAADGTEDSAVSATDLVDGLEQKKKEPFAVPTAGAFYMHDDRFQELDAASNRRMRGGRRLWQSRDESKWGHDKYEELNTQEKQFDRRTSRGRVRGRGQGRGQERGYSRGTNSKPFTGTGNGHQNQFPKAVTRGRGPRRYEVALKNGNQAPSVETKQSQNSFVKVSHANSGRPPTETPSLETEAIQAKKNVLASSLNSASPPFYPSGSSSNLAQKDLQIGIGGLHINQNPTPSGKKFGNTKSSSSWVRTAQPSQTTIHGREAPPPGKVLYQQSPNQGDKVSSLMHIQGMPKGNDQSYTQPPGQAFDQHSAVNSLLPSSPPKTGSSKNQYISGGIESAAETGALVAKGKGSLQPSGRGSFMYGGTQFMGTVGTMAAGHGNSNFPAFLPVMQFGGQHGGVPTFGMALPGYVQPEHGTGNPEMTWLPILPGPGALGGSYCPPYAAIDGSYQAHKPMLPSSAGSSSQENSSNNPNDEEPMERPGKLFPCQFGLRPVL; encoded by the exons ATGGCCCCTGAAGATCCCGACTATGAGAGTGATCCCGAGGAATTGAACCGCTCCTTGGCTACACGTAGGAGAGTAGCTAGCGACGATGAGGATGATGCCCTCAATCACAACCTGGTCGCTAATCCTATTGATTCCGATCTTTCCGATGATCAACAGAGTGCTTTTCTCGACTCTGATCATGACCTCGTCGATGGCGAGGATGATAGTTCTGAGGCTGATTTTGCTCAACTTGATGACGATGTTGAATTCGTTCCCGATCATGACAATACACTTGCGGCCGCCGACGGGACCGAGGACTCCGCAGTCTCCGCCACTGATCTTGTTGATGGACtggaacaaaagaagaaggagcCTTTCGCAGTGCCTACTGCTGGAGCCTTTTATATGCATGATGACAGATTTCAGGAATTGGATGCCGCCTCTAACAG GCGAATGCGTGGTGGCAGGAGGCTCTGGCAATCTAGAGATGAAAGTAAGTGGGGACATGACAAATACGAGGAACTCAATACACAGGAAAAGCAATTTGAT CGGAGGACTTCGAGAGGCCGAGTCAGAGGTCGTGGTCAGGGTAGGGGTCAGGAGCGTGGATATTCTCGAGGGACCAATTCTAAACCATTTACTGGCACTGGCAATGGACACCAAAACCAGTTTCCTAAGGCTGTCACTAGGGGGAGAGGGCCCAGAAGATATGAGGTTGCATTGAAAAATGGCAATCAAGCACCTTCTGTGGAAACCAAACA GTCCCAAAATTCTTTTGTGAAAGTGTCGCATGCCAATTCAGGGCGTCCACCAACAGAAACACCTAGCTTAGAGACTGAAGCCATccaagccaaaaaaaatgtattagcTTCAAGTTTAAATTCAGCTTCTCCTCCATTTTATCCTTCAGGATCTTCCAGTAACTTGGCACAAAAAGATTTACAAATTGGCATTGGTGGACTGCACATTAATCAAAACCCTACTCCATCTGGAAAGAAGTTTGGGAATACTAAATCCAGCTCTTCGTGGGTACGCACCGCTCAACCTTCTCAGACTACAATTCATGGTAGAGAGGCACCTCCTCCTGGGAAAGTGCTTTACCAGCAATCTCCTAATCAAGGTGACAAAGTTTCTTCGCTGATGCACATCCAGGGAATGCCAAAAGGCAATGACCAAAGCTATACTCAACCTCCTGGTCAGGCTTTTGATCAACACTCTGCTGTTAACAGTTTGCTGCCTTCTTCTCCACCGAAAACCGGCTCATCAAAAAACCAGTATATTTCTGGTGGAATAGAGTCAGCCGCAGAAACAGGTGCTTTGGTTGCCAAGGGAAAAGGGTCACTCCAGCCTAGTGGAAGAGGATCTTTTATGTATGGAGGGACACAGTTTATGGGGACTGTCGGGACCATGGCAGCTGGTCATGGCAATTCAAATTTTCCTGCATTTCTGCCTG TTATGCAATTTGGTGGTCAGCACGGTGGGGTTCCTACCTTTGGAATGGCTCTTCCAGGATATGTCCAACCAGAACATGGTACCGGAAATCCTGAGATGACATG GCTGCCAATTTTGCCTGGCCCCGGAGCACTAGGAGGTTCGTATTGTCCACCTTATGCTGCCATTGATGGTTCTTACCAAGCACACAAACCGATGTTACCTTCCTCTGCGGGATCCTccag CCAAGAGAACAGTTCTAATAACCCTAATGATGAAGAACCCATGGAGAGACCTGGTAAGTTGTTTCCTTGCCAATTTGGGCTGAGACCAGTGCTTTGA
- the LOC104752533 gene encoding uncharacterized protein LOC104752533 isoform X3 — MAPEDPDYESDPEELNRSLATRRRVASDDEDDALNHNLVANPIDSDLSDDQQSAFLDSDHDLVDGEDDSSEADFAQLDDDVEFVPDHDNTLAAADGTEDSAVSATDLVDGLEQKKKEPFAVPTAGAFYMHDDRFQELDAASNRRMRGGRRLWQSRDESKWGHDKYEELNTQEKQFDRRTSRGRVRGRGQGRGQERGYSRGTNSKPFTGTGNGHQNQFPKAVTRGRGPRRYEVALKNGNQAPSVETKQSQNSFVKVSHANSGRPPTETPSLETEAIQAKKNVLASSLNSASPPFYPSGSSSNLAQKDLQIGIGGLHINQNPTPSGKKFGNTKSSSSWGMPKGNDQSYTQPPGQAFDQHSAVNSLLPSSPPKTGSSKNQYISGGIESAAETGALVAKGKGSLQPSGRGSFMYGGTQFMGTVGTMAAGHGNSNFPAFLPVMQFGGQHGGVPTFGMALPGYVQPEHGTGNPEMTWLPILPGPGALGGSYCPPYAAIDGSYQAHKPMLPSSAGSSSQENSSNNPNDEEPMERPGKLFPCQFGLRPVL, encoded by the exons ATGGCCCCTGAAGATCCCGACTATGAGAGTGATCCCGAGGAATTGAACCGCTCCTTGGCTACACGTAGGAGAGTAGCTAGCGACGATGAGGATGATGCCCTCAATCACAACCTGGTCGCTAATCCTATTGATTCCGATCTTTCCGATGATCAACAGAGTGCTTTTCTCGACTCTGATCATGACCTCGTCGATGGCGAGGATGATAGTTCTGAGGCTGATTTTGCTCAACTTGATGACGATGTTGAATTCGTTCCCGATCATGACAATACACTTGCGGCCGCCGACGGGACCGAGGACTCCGCAGTCTCCGCCACTGATCTTGTTGATGGACtggaacaaaagaagaaggagcCTTTCGCAGTGCCTACTGCTGGAGCCTTTTATATGCATGATGACAGATTTCAGGAATTGGATGCCGCCTCTAACAG GCGAATGCGTGGTGGCAGGAGGCTCTGGCAATCTAGAGATGAAAGTAAGTGGGGACATGACAAATACGAGGAACTCAATACACAGGAAAAGCAATTTGAT CGGAGGACTTCGAGAGGCCGAGTCAGAGGTCGTGGTCAGGGTAGGGGTCAGGAGCGTGGATATTCTCGAGGGACCAATTCTAAACCATTTACTGGCACTGGCAATGGACACCAAAACCAGTTTCCTAAGGCTGTCACTAGGGGGAGAGGGCCCAGAAGATATGAGGTTGCATTGAAAAATGGCAATCAAGCACCTTCTGTGGAAACCAAACA GTCCCAAAATTCTTTTGTGAAAGTGTCGCATGCCAATTCAGGGCGTCCACCAACAGAAACACCTAGCTTAGAGACTGAAGCCATccaagccaaaaaaaatgtattagcTTCAAGTTTAAATTCAGCTTCTCCTCCATTTTATCCTTCAGGATCTTCCAGTAACTTGGCACAAAAAGATTTACAAATTGGCATTGGTGGACTGCACATTAATCAAAACCCTACTCCATCTGGAAAGAAGTTTGGGAATACTAAATCCAGCTCTTCGTGG GGAATGCCAAAAGGCAATGACCAAAGCTATACTCAACCTCCTGGTCAGGCTTTTGATCAACACTCTGCTGTTAACAGTTTGCTGCCTTCTTCTCCACCGAAAACCGGCTCATCAAAAAACCAGTATATTTCTGGTGGAATAGAGTCAGCCGCAGAAACAGGTGCTTTGGTTGCCAAGGGAAAAGGGTCACTCCAGCCTAGTGGAAGAGGATCTTTTATGTATGGAGGGACACAGTTTATGGGGACTGTCGGGACCATGGCAGCTGGTCATGGCAATTCAAATTTTCCTGCATTTCTGCCTG TTATGCAATTTGGTGGTCAGCACGGTGGGGTTCCTACCTTTGGAATGGCTCTTCCAGGATATGTCCAACCAGAACATGGTACCGGAAATCCTGAGATGACATG GCTGCCAATTTTGCCTGGCCCCGGAGCACTAGGAGGTTCGTATTGTCCACCTTATGCTGCCATTGATGGTTCTTACCAAGCACACAAACCGATGTTACCTTCCTCTGCGGGATCCTccag CCAAGAGAACAGTTCTAATAACCCTAATGATGAAGAACCCATGGAGAGACCTGGTAAGTTGTTTCCTTGCCAATTTGGGCTGAGACCAGTGCTTTGA